A part of Micromonospora chersina genomic DNA contains:
- the selA gene encoding L-seryl-tRNA(Sec) selenium transferase: MRDVDPRRRVPRTDALLADPALAAAAGTLGRDRVKAAIVRAQRRARAGELTPEQVRDAALADLPAPTPRAVLNATGVVLHTNLGRAPLAAAAVDALVAAAGHTDVELDLRTGRRARRGRDALDALAAAVPDAPAVHVVNNGAAALVLAATALAADREIVVSRGELVEIGDGFRLPDLLESTGARLREVGTTNRTALADYAAAVGPRTGFVLKVHPSNFRVTGFTSTVPVADLATLGVPVVADIGSGLLAPDPLLPDEPDAATTLRAGAHLVTASGDKLLGGPQAGLLLGAADLVERLRRHPLARALRVDKLTLAALAATLHASTTPTREALHADPGALRARTERLRDRLGEDGCKAEVVPSAAVVGGGGAPGVELDSWALSLPERYAEPLRTGAPPILGRVLHGRLLLDLRCVPADADPDVRAAILRAGA; encoded by the coding sequence ATGCGTGACGTCGACCCGCGGCGGCGGGTGCCGCGTACCGACGCGCTGCTCGCCGACCCGGCGTTGGCCGCCGCGGCCGGCACGCTCGGCCGCGACCGGGTCAAGGCCGCGATCGTCCGGGCGCAGCGGCGGGCCCGCGCCGGCGAGCTCACCCCCGAGCAGGTACGCGACGCCGCGCTTGCCGACCTGCCCGCGCCGACCCCACGGGCGGTGCTCAACGCCACCGGCGTCGTGCTGCACACCAACCTGGGCCGGGCCCCCCTCGCGGCCGCCGCGGTCGACGCGCTGGTGGCCGCGGCCGGGCACACCGACGTGGAACTGGACCTGCGCACCGGGCGGCGGGCCCGGCGCGGCCGGGACGCGCTCGACGCGCTCGCCGCCGCCGTGCCCGACGCGCCGGCCGTGCACGTGGTCAACAACGGCGCCGCCGCCCTCGTCCTCGCCGCCACCGCGCTCGCCGCGGACCGGGAGATCGTGGTGAGCCGCGGTGAACTCGTCGAGATCGGCGACGGGTTCCGCCTGCCCGACCTGCTGGAGAGCACCGGCGCCCGGCTCCGCGAGGTCGGCACCACCAACCGCACCGCCCTCGCCGACTACGCCGCCGCCGTCGGCCCGCGCACCGGGTTCGTGCTGAAGGTGCACCCGTCGAACTTCCGGGTCACCGGCTTCACCTCGACGGTGCCCGTCGCCGACCTGGCCACCCTCGGCGTGCCGGTGGTCGCCGACATCGGCTCCGGGCTGCTCGCCCCCGACCCGCTGCTGCCCGACGAGCCGGACGCCGCCACCACGCTGCGCGCCGGCGCGCACCTGGTGACCGCCAGCGGCGACAAGCTGCTCGGCGGGCCGCAGGCCGGGCTGCTGCTCGGCGCGGCCGACCTGGTCGAGCGCCTGCGCCGGCACCCCCTGGCCCGGGCGCTGCGGGTCGACAAGCTGACCCTGGCCGCGCTCGCCGCCACCCTGCACGCGTCGACCACGCCGACCCGGGAGGCGCTGCACGCCGACCCGGGAGCGCTGCGCGCCCGCACCGAACGGCTCCGCGACCGGCTCGGCGAGGACGGCTGCAAGGCCGAGGTGGTGCCCAGCGCCGCGGTGGTCGGCGGCGGTGGCGCCCCCGGGGTCGAACTCGACTCCTGGGCGCTGAGCCTGCCCGAGCGGTACGCCGAGCCGCTGCGCACCGGCGCGCCGCCGATCCTCGGCCGGGTGCTGCACGGCCGGCTCCTGCTCGACCTGCGGTGCGTGCCCGCCGACGCGGACCCGGACGTGCGGGCCGCCATCCTGCGGGCGGGGGCCTGA
- a CDS encoding L-lactate MFS transporter, translated as MATTAARSRGNPPPTRGRWGLVVAAVLVQLALGAVYAWSVFNKPLQAEFGWSKAEVVLPFEVAIGTIFIGSLVGGRIQDRRGPRPVALGGGVLYAVGTMLASLVSSSDQLWLLLLTYGVLGGIGLGAAYITPIAMLSKWFPDKRGLITGIAVAGFGFGAVITAPVAKALLAGTDHKTGVFLPLGIAYLVAVLLGASFFRDPPAGYQVPGFTPAVGGRAVAGTRVYTFGEALRTRQWYLLTLILTLNVTCGIALISQAADAAQAVAGVGAATAAGLVGVLGLFNGGGRVAWAWLSDRIGRMPAFIGMLALQGVCFLILPHASAFWLFAALAALVYLAYGGGFGTMPATAADYFGTPNAGAIYGAMIVAWSIGGVVGPLLTALLYDASGKSYTLPFTVIGILAFVALVLPPITRLPTAPGEPRPHFQTPGP; from the coding sequence ATGGCCACAACAGCCGCTCGTTCGCGGGGAAATCCACCACCGACACGGGGCCGGTGGGGCCTCGTCGTCGCGGCCGTTCTCGTCCAGCTCGCGCTGGGCGCCGTCTACGCGTGGAGCGTGTTCAACAAGCCGCTGCAGGCCGAGTTCGGGTGGAGCAAGGCCGAGGTGGTGCTGCCGTTCGAGGTGGCCATCGGGACCATCTTCATCGGCAGCCTGGTGGGCGGGCGCATCCAGGACCGGCGCGGGCCGCGGCCGGTGGCGCTGGGCGGCGGCGTCCTCTACGCCGTCGGGACCATGCTCGCGTCGCTGGTGTCGTCCAGCGACCAGCTGTGGCTGCTGCTGCTCACCTACGGCGTGCTGGGCGGCATCGGTCTGGGGGCCGCCTACATCACGCCGATCGCCATGCTCAGCAAGTGGTTCCCGGACAAGCGCGGGCTGATCACCGGGATCGCCGTCGCCGGTTTCGGCTTCGGAGCGGTGATCACCGCGCCGGTGGCGAAGGCGCTGCTGGCCGGCACCGACCACAAGACCGGCGTCTTCCTGCCGTTGGGCATCGCCTACCTGGTCGCGGTGCTGCTGGGCGCGTCCTTCTTCCGCGACCCGCCGGCCGGCTACCAGGTGCCGGGCTTCACGCCCGCGGTCGGCGGCCGGGCCGTCGCCGGCACCCGCGTCTACACCTTCGGCGAGGCGCTGCGCACCCGGCAGTGGTACCTGCTCACGCTGATCCTGACGCTCAACGTGACGTGCGGCATCGCGCTGATCTCCCAGGCCGCCGACGCCGCGCAGGCGGTCGCCGGGGTCGGCGCCGCGACCGCCGCCGGCCTGGTCGGCGTCCTGGGCCTGTTCAACGGCGGCGGACGGGTGGCCTGGGCGTGGCTGTCGGACCGGATCGGCCGGATGCCGGCGTTCATCGGCATGCTCGCCCTGCAGGGCGTCTGCTTCCTGATCCTGCCGCACGCCTCCGCGTTCTGGCTCTTCGCGGCCCTCGCCGCACTGGTCTACCTCGCGTACGGCGGCGGCTTCGGCACCATGCCGGCGACCGCCGCCGACTACTTCGGCACGCCGAACGCCGGCGCCATTTACGGCGCGATGATCGTGGCCTGGAGCATCGGGGGAGTGGTGGGTCCGCTGCTCACGGCGCTGCTCTACGACGCCAGCGGCAAGAGCTACACCCTGCCCTTCACGGTGATCGGCATCCTCGCCTTCGTCGCGCTGGTGCTCCCGCCGATCACCCGCCTGCCCACCGCACCCGGCGAGCCACGACCCCACTTCCAGACGCCCGGGCCCTGA
- a CDS encoding SAM-dependent methyltransferase: MAEPDQPSTARMIDYWLGGEHHYPVDVAAAGAFEGTYGPCAAIFRALRDFLGRAVRSIADAGVDGFLVFGAGVPTRGNVHEVAPDATVLYTDVDPVTVRLGQRLLADSDRAGYGYGDATDIGTVDPAQLHRFVPGWGRRPVGVVFLGLAAFLDDDTLARTLDELYEAVAPGSFLAIDFDSEELAAYPEALAMMGPAFRMRAPERFAPLLGRWQPTADGIVPVARWRPAGTPEPVPDAFYGGLATKPAG, from the coding sequence ATGGCCGAGCCCGACCAGCCGAGCACCGCCCGCATGATCGACTACTGGCTCGGCGGCGAGCATCACTACCCGGTCGACGTGGCCGCGGCCGGCGCTTTCGAGGGCACGTACGGGCCCTGCGCGGCGATCTTCCGCGCGCTGCGCGACTTCCTGGGCCGGGCGGTCCGGTCGATCGCCGACGCCGGGGTGGACGGCTTCCTGGTCTTCGGGGCGGGTGTGCCCACCCGCGGCAACGTGCACGAGGTGGCCCCGGACGCCACGGTGCTCTACACCGACGTCGACCCGGTGACGGTCCGGCTGGGCCAGCGCCTGCTCGCCGACAGCGACCGGGCCGGCTACGGCTACGGCGACGCCACCGACATCGGCACCGTCGACCCGGCCCAGCTGCACCGGTTCGTGCCGGGGTGGGGGAGGAGGCCGGTCGGGGTGGTCTTCCTCGGGCTGGCCGCGTTCCTGGACGACGACACCCTGGCCCGCACCCTCGACGAGCTGTACGAGGCGGTGGCGCCGGGCAGCTTCCTGGCCATCGACTTCGACAGCGAGGAACTGGCCGCGTACCCGGAGGCGCTGGCCATGATGGGGCCGGCGTTCCGGATGCGGGCGCCCGAGCGGTTCGCGCCGCTGCTGGGCCGCTGGCAGCCGACGGCGGACGGCATCGTGCCGGTGGCGCGGTGGCGGCCGGCCGGCACACCGGAGCCGGTGCCGGACGCCTTCTACGGCGGGCTGGCCACCAAACCGGCCGGCTGA
- a CDS encoding phosphatidylethanolamine-binding protein, whose amino-acid sequence MPGPRPGSNAYDKERARLRDLIEQSGRAADQEANQVANRILQDDRGQRGVVRGERTFGPKGEREPGDPK is encoded by the coding sequence ATGCCAGGACCACGGCCGGGCAGCAACGCCTACGACAAGGAGCGGGCGCGGCTGCGGGATCTGATCGAACAGTCCGGGCGGGCCGCCGACCAGGAGGCGAACCAGGTCGCGAACCGGATTCTCCAGGACGACCGCGGCCAGCGGGGCGTGGTGCGGGGCGAACGGACGTTCGGCCCCAAGGGTGAGCGCGAACCGGGCGACCCGAAGTGA
- a CDS encoding hemolysin family protein: protein MAGQLVLVAVLVLINAALSGSEMAIVTLREGQLRRLGRSGRTGARLIRLAREPNRYLATIQLGITLAGFLASAAAAVSLAEPLVGPLGFLGRAARPVAVVLVTVVLTFVTLVVGELAPKRLAMQSAERWALLSAAPLDLLARVSRPAVWLLGRATDLLVRLAGGDPRANRQEVTEEELREMLVSQRGLSAQQREILAGAFDIAGRTLRQILVARRDVTFLSAELTAAEAMRRLAATGRSRAPVTGPGGLDDVCGVVHIRDLVDADGQSVGQRVRPPVLLPGTLPVADAMRQLRQRHEQLALVIDEYGGVDGLVTMEDLLEEVVGELYDETDRDVREAVREPDGALLLPGDFPLHDLPDAGVQLTFPLTREYTTVAGLVLAGLGHLPAGPGERIRLPGLTVEVVEVEDRAIRRVRLRGPAAGCRAE from the coding sequence ATGGCCGGCCAGCTCGTCCTGGTGGCGGTCCTGGTGCTGATCAACGCGGCGCTCTCGGGCAGCGAGATGGCCATCGTGACCCTGCGGGAGGGGCAGCTGCGGCGGCTGGGCCGGTCGGGGCGTACCGGGGCGCGGCTGATCCGGCTGGCCCGGGAGCCGAACCGCTACCTGGCCACCATCCAGCTCGGCATCACCCTGGCCGGGTTCCTCGCCTCGGCGGCCGCCGCCGTGTCGCTGGCGGAGCCGCTGGTGGGCCCGCTGGGCTTCCTCGGCCGGGCCGCCCGCCCGGTGGCCGTGGTGCTGGTGACAGTGGTGCTGACCTTCGTGACGCTTGTCGTGGGCGAGCTGGCCCCGAAGCGGCTGGCCATGCAGTCGGCGGAACGCTGGGCTCTGCTCAGCGCCGCGCCACTGGACCTGCTCGCCCGGGTGTCCCGGCCCGCGGTGTGGCTGCTCGGCCGGGCCACCGACCTGCTGGTCCGGCTGGCCGGCGGCGACCCGCGGGCCAACCGGCAGGAGGTGACCGAGGAGGAGCTGCGCGAGATGCTGGTCAGCCAGCGAGGGCTGTCCGCGCAGCAGCGGGAGATCCTGGCCGGGGCGTTCGACATCGCCGGCCGTACCCTCCGGCAGATCCTGGTGGCCCGCCGGGACGTGACGTTCCTGTCGGCGGAGCTGACCGCCGCGGAGGCCATGCGCCGGCTGGCCGCCACGGGGCGCTCGCGGGCGCCGGTGACCGGCCCCGGCGGGCTCGACGACGTGTGCGGGGTGGTGCACATCCGCGACCTCGTCGACGCCGACGGGCAGAGCGTCGGGCAGCGCGTCCGCCCGCCGGTGCTGCTGCCCGGCACGCTGCCGGTCGCCGACGCCATGCGGCAGCTGCGCCAGCGCCACGAGCAGCTCGCCCTGGTGATCGACGAGTACGGCGGCGTGGACGGCCTGGTCACCATGGAGGACCTGCTCGAGGAGGTCGTCGGGGAGCTGTACGACGAGACCGACCGGGACGTGCGCGAGGCGGTCCGGGAGCCGGACGGCGCGCTGCTGCTCCCGGGCGACTTCCCGCTGCACGACCTGCCCGACGCCGGCGTGCAGCTGACCTTCCCGCTGACCCGGGAGTACACCACTGTCGCCGGGCTGGTCCTGGCCGGGCTGGGCCACCTGCCGGCCGGGCCGGGGGAGCGCATCCGGTTGCCCGGGCTCACCGTCGAGGTGGTGGAGGTCGAGGACCGGGCGATCCGCCGGGTACGGCTGCGCGGTCCGGCCGCGGGCTGCCGGGCGGAGTGA
- a CDS encoding PP2C family protein-serine/threonine phosphatase: MPDASGAVSRALRAAPPDQLVEAADAVVRRVFGASRTEVFVADYRFTGLWPVLDADLPEGGFLACQGVAQRCFRSQQPVLDAAEDGRCRAYLPLTAWGERLGVLLVELPAGPDAATVATAREVAGDLAVALRAADRETDRYRRVRRRERLSMAAEMQWDLLPGRSVAHGDFVLAGQLEPAYTVGGDHFDWSVDGDRLTVTVLNGAGNGLAASLLTAVTVNAMRNARRSGGSLVEQAELASDTIFYQHRGSRHVATLLLELDTRRGVVRAVDAGSPHVLRLRGGTVTPIALEQQLPLGMFAETRYDVQEFTVQPGDRLFVVSDGVYAAEPAGQEPYGERAMARAMRSTRLQPATEAVGTVMRELHAYHADADLRDDAVVVCLDWRGSSPPDDAGGR, from the coding sequence ATGCCGGACGCGTCCGGAGCGGTGTCGCGCGCCCTGCGCGCCGCGCCCCCCGACCAGTTGGTGGAGGCCGCCGACGCGGTGGTCCGCCGGGTGTTCGGGGCGTCGCGGACCGAGGTGTTCGTCGCCGACTACCGGTTCACGGGTCTCTGGCCGGTGCTCGACGCGGACCTGCCCGAGGGCGGCTTCCTCGCCTGCCAGGGTGTCGCGCAGCGCTGCTTCCGCAGCCAGCAACCGGTGCTGGACGCCGCCGAGGACGGGCGCTGCCGGGCCTACCTGCCGCTGACGGCGTGGGGGGAGCGGCTCGGCGTGCTGCTGGTCGAGCTGCCGGCCGGGCCGGACGCGGCGACCGTGGCGACGGCCCGGGAGGTCGCGGGCGACCTGGCGGTGGCGCTGCGGGCGGCCGACCGGGAGACCGACCGCTACCGGCGGGTGCGCCGGCGGGAACGGCTGAGCATGGCCGCCGAGATGCAGTGGGACCTGCTGCCCGGGCGCAGCGTCGCGCACGGCGACTTCGTGCTGGCCGGGCAGCTCGAACCGGCGTACACGGTGGGCGGCGACCACTTCGACTGGTCGGTCGACGGCGACCGGCTCACCGTCACGGTGCTCAACGGCGCCGGCAACGGCCTGGCCGCCTCGCTGCTGACCGCGGTGACCGTCAACGCCATGCGCAACGCGCGGCGCTCCGGCGGCAGCCTGGTGGAGCAGGCCGAGCTGGCCTCGGACACCATCTTCTACCAGCACCGGGGGAGCCGGCACGTGGCCACGCTGCTGCTGGAGCTGGACACCCGGCGGGGCGTCGTGCGGGCCGTGGACGCGGGCTCGCCGCACGTGCTGCGGCTGCGCGGCGGCACGGTCACCCCGATCGCGCTGGAGCAGCAACTGCCGCTGGGCATGTTCGCCGAGACCCGCTACGACGTGCAGGAGTTCACCGTGCAGCCGGGCGACCGGCTCTTCGTGGTCAGCGACGGGGTGTACGCGGCGGAGCCGGCCGGGCAGGAGCCGTACGGGGAACGGGCCATGGCGCGCGCGATGCGGTCCACTCGGCTGCAACCGGCGACCGAGGCAGTTGGTACGGTGATGCGCGAACTGCACGCGTACCACGCCGACGCGGATCTCCGCGACGACGCGGTCGTTGTCTGCCTGGACTGGCGCGGTTCCAGCCCTCCGGACGACGCCGGCGGGCGGTGA
- the selB gene encoding selenocysteine-specific translation elongation factor has protein sequence MRVVATAGHVDHGKSTLVRALTGMEPDRWAEERRRGMTIDLGFAWTTLPAGGTIAFVDVPGHERFVPNMLAGVGPVPAALVVVGADEGWMPQSAEHLAALDALGVSYGLLAVTRADLADPGPALARARTEIAATSLGAVEAVPVSAVTGAGLPELRAALGRLVARLPDPARDVPVRLWVDRSFTIRGSGTVVTGTLGGGRLRVGDQLELATTGEPVRVRGLHALNTAHDEVDAVARVAVNLRGVSRDRVARGDALLSPGRFHRTDLLDVRLAGDPAADLPATLTLHVGSAAVPVRVRPLGPDTVRLRLARPLPLLIGDRALLRDPGRHHVAGGATVLDVDPPPLRRRGAAVARAVVLAGLDGRPDLAGELRRRRLARAGELTRMGVPVTAAPVAGDWLADPDHWRDLGRRLAEEVARHAREHPLEAGVPVDVLRHRLGLPDRALVEALLRPPLRLRAGRVTAAPADTLPEPVARAVARVRAEYGDRPFQAPEAHRLADLGLGPREIGAAVRAGALLKLADNVVLLPGALDDAVRVLAGLPQPFTLSAARQALDTTRRVAVPLLELLDRRGATRRLPDDAREVVVPPG, from the coding sequence GTGCGGGTGGTGGCCACCGCCGGGCACGTCGACCACGGCAAGTCCACCCTGGTCCGGGCGCTGACCGGGATGGAACCGGACCGGTGGGCGGAGGAACGCCGCCGGGGCATGACGATCGACCTGGGTTTCGCCTGGACCACGCTGCCCGCCGGCGGCACGATCGCGTTCGTCGACGTGCCCGGGCACGAGCGGTTCGTGCCGAACATGCTCGCCGGCGTCGGGCCGGTCCCGGCCGCGCTCGTCGTGGTCGGCGCCGACGAGGGCTGGATGCCGCAGTCCGCGGAGCACCTGGCCGCCCTGGACGCGCTGGGGGTGTCGTACGGGCTGCTGGCGGTGACCCGCGCCGACCTGGCCGACCCGGGACCGGCGCTGGCCCGGGCGCGCACGGAGATCGCCGCGACGTCGCTCGGCGCGGTGGAGGCGGTGCCGGTCAGCGCGGTCACCGGCGCCGGCCTGCCCGAGCTGCGGGCCGCGCTGGGCCGGCTGGTCGCCCGGCTGCCCGACCCGGCCCGCGACGTCCCGGTCCGGCTCTGGGTGGACCGCTCGTTCACGATCCGGGGCAGCGGCACGGTGGTGACCGGCACCCTCGGCGGCGGCCGGCTGCGCGTCGGTGACCAGCTCGAACTCGCCACGACCGGTGAGCCGGTCCGGGTCCGCGGCCTGCACGCGCTGAACACCGCCCACGACGAGGTCGACGCGGTGGCGCGGGTGGCGGTGAACTTGCGCGGGGTGTCCCGGGACCGGGTGGCCCGCGGCGACGCCCTGCTCAGCCCGGGCCGGTTCCACCGCACCGACCTGCTCGACGTGCGGCTCGCCGGTGACCCGGCCGCCGACCTGCCGGCCACCCTCACCCTGCACGTCGGCTCGGCCGCGGTGCCCGTCCGCGTACGCCCCCTGGGCCCGGACACCGTCCGGCTGCGGCTGGCCCGCCCGCTGCCGCTGCTGATCGGGGACCGGGCGCTGCTGCGCGACCCCGGCCGGCACCACGTGGCCGGTGGGGCGACGGTGCTGGACGTGGACCCGCCGCCGCTGCGTCGCCGGGGCGCCGCCGTGGCCCGGGCCGTCGTGCTGGCGGGGCTGGACGGCCGGCCCGACCTGGCCGGGGAGCTGCGCCGGCGGCGCCTGGCCCGGGCCGGCGAGCTGACCCGGATGGGTGTGCCGGTCACCGCCGCCCCGGTCGCCGGGGACTGGCTGGCCGACCCCGACCACTGGCGGGACCTGGGCCGCCGGCTCGCCGAGGAGGTCGCCCGGCACGCCCGCGAGCATCCCCTGGAGGCCGGTGTGCCGGTCGACGTGCTGCGCCACCGCCTCGGCCTGCCCGACCGGGCGCTCGTGGAGGCGCTGCTGCGCCCGCCGCTGCGGCTGCGTGCCGGCCGGGTCACCGCCGCGCCGGCCGACACGCTGCCCGAACCGGTGGCCCGGGCGGTGGCCCGGGTCCGCGCCGAGTACGGCGACCGTCCGTTCCAGGCCCCCGAGGCCCACCGTCTCGCCGACCTCGGCCTCGGCCCCCGGGAGATCGGGGCGGCCGTGCGCGCCGGCGCCCTGCTGAAGCTCGCCGACAACGTGGTGCTGCTGCCCGGCGCCCTGGACGACGCGGTGCGGGTCCTCGCCGGGCTGCCCCAGCCGTTCACGCTCAGCGCCGCCCGCCAGGCGCTGGACACCACCCGCCGGGTGGCGGTGCCGCTGCTGGAGCTGCTCGACCGCCGGGGCGCCACAAGGCGGCTGCCCGACGATGCCCGCGAGGTGGTCGTCCCGCCCGGCTGA
- the nrfD gene encoding NrfD/PsrC family molybdoenzyme membrane anchor subunit — translation MSPDRPVGDRFRRFRERLAAEGPHRLGGPGGHTGHGAKVTPTPDPARGAGGGWPGANGGPVPAGPDGGSRATAFDPGPARTDAGAGQAGLAPYPPRDVEPAGRPRRRGGRGGEQLNVPPATFTSYYGRPILKAPVWKWDIAAYLFTGGLAAGSSLLAAGGQLTGRPALRRAGRVTSLAAVSASAYFLVNDLGKPSRFHHMLRVAKLTSPMSMGTWILTAFGPAAGVAAVAEAAPWLPERGLLGLGRRLLPPAGNAAGLVAAVTAPALATYTGVLLADTAVPAWHEAYPELPTIFAGSALASGAGVGLLAAPPAQAGPARRFAVAGAALELWGSHRVENRLGLLSEPYAAGTAGRLLRAGRALTAAGVAGALVGRRSRVLSALSGGALLAASVCTRFGIFHGGVASAKDPKYTVVPQRERAQRRESPGPDISGPGAGPNGG, via the coding sequence GTGAGTCCGGACCGCCCGGTGGGCGACAGGTTCCGCCGCTTCCGCGAGCGGCTCGCCGCCGAGGGCCCGCACCGCCTCGGCGGCCCGGGCGGGCACACCGGCCACGGCGCGAAGGTGACGCCCACGCCGGACCCGGCGCGCGGCGCCGGTGGGGGGTGGCCGGGCGCGAACGGCGGCCCGGTCCCGGCCGGCCCGGACGGCGGCAGCCGGGCCACCGCTTTCGACCCCGGCCCGGCCCGGACCGACGCCGGGGCCGGGCAGGCCGGCCTCGCCCCGTATCCGCCGCGCGACGTCGAGCCGGCCGGGCGACCGCGCCGACGGGGCGGCCGGGGCGGCGAGCAGCTCAATGTTCCGCCGGCGACGTTCACCTCCTACTACGGGCGGCCGATCCTGAAGGCGCCGGTGTGGAAGTGGGACATCGCCGCGTACCTGTTCACCGGCGGGCTGGCGGCCGGGTCGTCGCTGCTGGCCGCCGGCGGGCAGCTCACCGGGCGGCCCGCGTTGCGCCGCGCCGGCCGGGTCACCTCGCTGGCGGCGGTCAGCGCCAGCGCGTACTTCCTCGTCAACGACCTGGGCAAGCCCAGCCGGTTCCACCACATGCTGCGGGTGGCGAAGCTGACCTCGCCGATGTCCATGGGCACCTGGATCCTCACCGCCTTCGGGCCGGCCGCCGGTGTGGCCGCGGTCGCCGAGGCCGCGCCCTGGCTGCCGGAGCGCGGGCTGCTCGGGCTCGGCCGGAGGCTGCTGCCGCCGGCGGGCAACGCCGCCGGTCTGGTCGCCGCGGTCACCGCACCCGCTCTGGCCACGTACACCGGGGTGCTGCTCGCCGACACGGCGGTGCCGGCGTGGCACGAGGCGTACCCGGAACTGCCGACCATCTTCGCGGGCAGCGCGCTGGCCAGCGGCGCCGGTGTCGGGCTGCTCGCCGCGCCGCCGGCTCAGGCCGGCCCGGCGCGACGCTTCGCGGTCGCCGGCGCGGCGCTGGAGCTGTGGGGTTCGCACCGGGTGGAGAACCGGCTCGGCCTGCTCAGCGAGCCCTACGCGGCGGGCACCGCCGGCCGGCTGCTGCGCGCCGGGCGCGCGCTGACCGCCGCCGGGGTGGCCGGCGCCCTGGTCGGGCGGCGCAGCCGGGTGCTGTCCGCGCTGTCCGGCGGCGCGCTGCTCGCCGCCTCCGTCTGCACCCGGTTCGGCATCTTCCACGGCGGGGTCGCCTCGGCGAAGGACCCGAAGTACACCGTGGTGCCGCAGCGGGAACGCGCGCAGCGGCGGGAGAGCCCGGGACCAGACATCAGCGGGCCGGGCGCCGGCCCGAACGGGGGATAG
- a CDS encoding MarR family winged helix-turn-helix transcriptional regulator codes for MERPPNLAAAIDAAAEALIGVLDSATSRHNVSVSPTQLRVLSLIMAHPHTNVNRLAELLDVVPSSASRLCDRLEAVGLLRRAADPRDRREVRLVPTAAAETLLRELTERRHRAVQAVLDRMPNRVQHELLLALLAFGQAASANVPQAAADSTARTA; via the coding sequence GTGGAGCGACCTCCGAATCTTGCCGCGGCCATCGATGCGGCGGCCGAGGCGCTCATCGGTGTGCTCGACTCCGCCACCTCCCGGCACAACGTCAGCGTCTCGCCGACGCAGCTGCGGGTGCTGTCGCTGATCATGGCCCACCCGCACACCAACGTGAACCGCCTGGCCGAGCTGCTCGACGTGGTCCCCTCGTCGGCGAGTCGGCTCTGCGACCGGCTGGAGGCGGTCGGGCTGCTGCGGCGCGCGGCCGACCCCCGCGACCGGCGCGAGGTGCGGCTGGTCCCCACGGCCGCGGCGGAGACCCTGCTGCGTGAGCTGACCGAGCGGCGGCACCGGGCGGTCCAGGCGGTGCTGGACCGGATGCCCAACCGCGTGCAGCACGAACTGCTGCTGGCGCTGCTGGCGTTCGGCCAGGCCGCGTCGGCGAACGTCCCGCAGGCCGCGGCCGACTCCACCGCCCGCACGGCCTGA
- a CDS encoding universal stress protein, translating into MNSANGAAVVVGVDGSEPALAAVRLAAREAARRQRPLRVVHGFIWPLLRVPLTPSAEGPPGGGLRHQAEQLVATAVAEAQAAAPGLRVSGEIIDGEAAAVLLGESPTAVLIVLGDRGLGGFAALVVGSVAIQVASYADCPVLVARGTPRPAGPVVVGVDGSGLSRAAVEFAADEAALRGARLHAVHAYTHPASAGPGDMQPLVYEESQLRDEEDRVLADALSGLAERRREVPVTRQAVHGRPVAALTEASREAQLLVVGRRGRGELTGLLLGSVSQGVLHHADCPVAVVRAAE; encoded by the coding sequence ATGAACTCGGCGAACGGCGCGGCCGTGGTGGTCGGGGTGGACGGCTCCGAGCCCGCCCTGGCGGCGGTGCGCCTCGCCGCGCGGGAGGCGGCCCGCCGGCAGCGGCCGCTGCGGGTGGTGCACGGGTTCATCTGGCCGCTGCTGCGCGTACCGCTGACGCCGTCCGCCGAGGGGCCACCCGGCGGGGGCCTGCGGCACCAGGCCGAGCAGCTGGTCGCCACGGCGGTCGCGGAGGCCCAGGCGGCCGCGCCCGGGCTGCGGGTCTCCGGCGAGATCATCGACGGGGAGGCCGCGGCGGTGCTGCTCGGCGAGTCCCCGACCGCCGTCCTCATCGTGCTCGGCGACCGGGGCCTGGGCGGGTTCGCCGCCCTGGTGGTCGGCTCGGTGGCGATCCAGGTCGCCTCGTACGCCGACTGCCCGGTGCTCGTCGCCCGCGGCACGCCGCGCCCGGCCGGCCCGGTGGTGGTCGGGGTGGACGGCTCCGGGCTGTCCCGCGCCGCGGTCGAGTTCGCCGCCGACGAGGCCGCGCTCCGCGGCGCCCGGCTGCACGCCGTGCACGCCTACACCCACCCGGCCTCCGCCGGCCCCGGCGACATGCAACCCCTGGTGTACGAGGAGAGCCAGCTGCGCGACGAGGAGGACCGGGTGCTGGCCGACGCGCTCAGCGGGCTGGCCGAGCGCCGGCGGGAGGTGCCGGTGACCCGGCAGGCGGTGCACGGCCGGCCGGTCGCGGCGCTCACCGAGGCGTCCCGCGAGGCCCAGCTGCTTGTCGTCGGCCGGCGGGGCCGGGGCGAGCTGACCGGCCTGCTGCTCGGCTCGGTCAGCCAGGGGGTGCTGCACCACGCCGACTGCCCGGTGGCCGTGGTCCGCGCCGCGGAGTGA